A region from the Salicibibacter cibarius genome encodes:
- a CDS encoding long-chain-fatty-acid--CoA ligase, with product MERIWLENYPENAPADIEVPNLSVYDFLERTADDYGDVLAVIDGELSYTYEELRDEVRRFASSLSGLGLRKGDRVALMLPNGVEYIVSYFAIQRLGGIVVQVNPMYQAGELEHIFRQTEPLIFIGEAKQKEKVQSVKSPAFGIYHGHLQLDENEYDLHDLFDQGNSGSIPETVIDPGNDPALIQFTGGTTGSPKGAVLSHYNLVGNVYQTFAFTSDTLQRPGEIFLGAAPFYHVLGMSSVINQGVFAAATIICMKKWTVEEGVDIIERYRPTYFPAVPTMYIGLLRYAEDHPISLDSIKAMTSGSAPLPVEVMRKVEALTGGVISEAYGLSETSPTTHRNPFKGKRKTGSIGLPLPSTECKIVDIESGDPLSVGESGELWIKGPQVMLGYWGLKEETDEQLQDGWFATGDIAEVDSEGYFYIVGRKKEMVIGSGFNIYPNEVEGIMYEHPSIEELVVYGVPDPYRGETLKASIVLKDRETLSEAELIAWCKKRMASYKVPKIIEFRDSIPKTSVGKILRRELVKETMDHMEKERSQ from the coding sequence ATGGAACGTATATGGCTCGAAAATTATCCTGAAAATGCTCCGGCGGATATCGAGGTTCCGAATCTTTCTGTATATGATTTTTTGGAAAGAACAGCAGACGACTACGGTGACGTTCTCGCGGTCATCGATGGTGAGTTAAGCTACACGTATGAAGAACTGAGGGACGAAGTTCGGCGCTTCGCCTCTTCTCTCTCCGGGTTGGGCCTTCGAAAAGGCGACCGTGTCGCCTTAATGCTACCGAACGGCGTGGAATATATTGTGAGTTACTTTGCGATCCAGCGTCTCGGCGGTATCGTCGTCCAAGTGAACCCAATGTATCAAGCGGGGGAACTGGAGCATATATTCCGGCAAACAGAGCCGCTGATCTTCATCGGGGAAGCGAAACAAAAAGAAAAAGTGCAATCGGTCAAATCCCCGGCCTTCGGCATCTATCACGGTCACTTACAACTAGACGAAAATGAATATGATTTACATGACCTCTTTGATCAAGGCAATTCCGGCAGTATCCCAGAAACGGTGATAGATCCCGGGAACGATCCAGCGCTTATTCAGTTTACGGGTGGAACGACCGGCTCACCTAAGGGGGCGGTTCTTTCCCATTACAACCTGGTTGGGAATGTCTACCAAACGTTTGCATTCACGTCGGATACGCTGCAACGGCCGGGGGAAATTTTCCTGGGTGCTGCTCCTTTTTATCATGTGTTGGGAATGTCGAGTGTTATCAATCAAGGCGTTTTTGCTGCGGCAACGATTATTTGTATGAAAAAGTGGACGGTAGAAGAGGGCGTTGACATTATTGAGCGTTACCGGCCGACGTATTTTCCTGCTGTTCCAACGATGTACATTGGGTTGTTGCGCTACGCTGAGGACCATCCCATTTCCCTTGACTCCATCAAGGCAATGACAAGTGGCAGCGCCCCATTGCCTGTCGAAGTCATGCGAAAGGTTGAGGCGTTGACGGGCGGGGTGATTTCAGAGGCTTACGGATTGTCGGAAACGTCCCCGACGACCCATCGAAATCCGTTCAAAGGAAAACGAAAGACGGGAAGTATCGGTTTGCCGCTACCCAGCACGGAATGCAAAATCGTTGATATTGAAAGTGGAGATCCGCTTTCCGTCGGGGAATCAGGTGAATTATGGATTAAAGGACCGCAAGTCATGCTCGGGTATTGGGGACTTAAAGAAGAAACAGATGAGCAGTTGCAAGATGGCTGGTTCGCCACCGGCGATATTGCTGAAGTGGATAGCGAAGGGTATTTTTATATTGTCGGCCGGAAAAAAGAAATGGTGATTGGCAGCGGTTTTAATATTTATCCCAATGAGGTAGAAGGCATCATGTATGAGCATCCGAGCATCGAGGAGCTCGTGGTTTATGGTGTTCCTGACCCATACCGTGGAGAAACACTAAAAGCGTCCATCGTGTTGAAAGATAGGGAAACGCTTTCCGAAGCTGAATTAATTGCTTGGTGCAAAAAACGAATGGCGAGTTACAAGGTGCCAAAAATAATCGAATTTCGCGACTCGATCCCCAAGACGAGCGTTGGGAAAATATTGCGTCGGGAACTCGTGAAGGAAACGATGGATCACATGGAAAAGGAAAGGAGCCAGTAA
- a CDS encoding 3-hydroxyacyl-CoA dehydrogenase family protein, producing MVQTPRKVAVIGGSAAGSHIAAVCVLAGFDVNVQDIHEKTFEKNMEGISKRLQYEVGKDKISWKKLDDSFAHLFFEPELESAVKDRDFVIEAMTENLAAKTDMFKTIDAYAPGHAIFATNSSTLVSSKIADATGRPSQVCNLSIFNPAETVQGPHTSDETAEAVMDVARRLNNTSILLQEDNDRIIVES from the coding sequence ATGGTACAAACCCCCCGGAAAGTAGCTGTCATCGGCGGAAGTGCCGCGGGCTCACATATCGCTGCCGTTTGCGTGCTTGCCGGTTTTGATGTAAACGTTCAGGATATTCATGAAAAAACGTTTGAAAAAAACATGGAAGGGATTAGCAAACGATTACAGTACGAAGTTGGGAAAGATAAAATATCATGGAAAAAACTGGATGATTCTTTTGCCCATCTCTTTTTTGAACCTGAACTTGAAAGCGCTGTTAAGGATCGGGATTTCGTCATCGAGGCGATGACAGAGAATCTGGCAGCGAAAACAGATATGTTTAAAACCATCGATGCGTATGCCCCTGGGCACGCGATTTTCGCGACGAACAGTTCGACGCTCGTCAGTTCAAAGATCGCGGATGCCACCGGGCGGCCATCGCAAGTCTGCAATTTGTCTATTTTTAATCCGGCCGAGACTGTTCAGGGGCCGCATACTTCTGACGAGACGGCAGAAGCGGTGATGGACGTTGCGAGAAGGTTGAACAATACGTCGATCTTGTTGCAAGAAGACAATGACAGAATAATCGTTGAATCATAA
- a CDS encoding enoyl-CoA hydratase/isomerase family protein: MDFEFIQLNVEDRWATITINRPDVRNALNAQVLEEMETALDDVDRRADVDGVIFTGAGEKAFAAGADITQLREKEALDALSPGMQAVYDKLADFEKPTIAMINGVAAGGGCELALACDIRVASTKAKIGLPELNLGIIPGAGGTQRLTRLVGKGKAVEMILRGKLIAADEAHQIGLVNDVADPEALEENVREITADISAKGPLAVRLAKMVVTRGADSNLESAQLLEKLAQAVAFQSDDKYEGTSAFLEKRKANFQGK, encoded by the coding sequence ATGGACTTTGAATTCATTCAATTAAACGTCGAAGACCGATGGGCGACGATCACGATCAACCGGCCGGATGTGCGCAACGCATTGAACGCACAAGTGTTGGAAGAAATGGAAACTGCGCTCGATGACGTTGACAGGCGTGCCGACGTAGACGGTGTTATTTTTACAGGAGCAGGTGAGAAGGCTTTTGCAGCAGGGGCAGATATCACACAACTTCGGGAGAAGGAGGCACTCGATGCGCTCTCGCCCGGCATGCAAGCGGTGTACGACAAACTGGCAGACTTTGAAAAGCCGACAATTGCCATGATCAACGGGGTTGCGGCCGGGGGCGGCTGCGAGCTGGCTTTGGCGTGTGATATCCGCGTGGCGAGCACGAAAGCGAAGATCGGGCTCCCGGAATTGAATTTAGGGATTATTCCCGGGGCCGGCGGGACGCAGCGTTTAACCCGGCTTGTCGGCAAAGGAAAAGCGGTTGAAATGATTTTGCGGGGGAAATTGATCGCGGCTGATGAGGCTCATCAAATCGGACTCGTGAATGATGTGGCTGATCCGGAAGCGCTTGAGGAAAACGTGCGGGAAATCACAGCTGACATTTCCGCTAAAGGGCCGCTTGCCGTTCGCCTCGCGAAAATGGTCGTGACCCGGGGTGCGGATTCTAACCTTGAGAGCGCTCAGTTATTGGAAAAACTGGCACAGGCAGTCGCTTTCCAATCCGATGATAAATATGAAGGAACAAGTGCTTTTCTGGAGAAAAGAAAGGCAAATTTCCAAGGAAAATAG